Within Tribolium castaneum strain GA2 chromosome 10, icTriCast1.1, whole genome shotgun sequence, the genomic segment CGTATGCCGCACATTCTTCAATTTTAACGGTCTCTAACAAAACATTATTTCGACAGAACTCTAATGAATAGTCGATAAAGCACACTCctgccaaaaattttaaattcaaaccAAACCAAACACAAAGTAATTTTCCAAATGTTAAgtcataattaaaattctcTAGTTCAAAGCGGAAGTCACTGAGacgaataatttttattaactagaattttaatttattccaaCACTATTCCGTAACTTGtatcaaactttaattaatttatttttcaattttgggcTTGAAAGTAACttgttttccaaaattacGCTCTTATTAAGTAAGCAGTCGTAAATAAATCAGTAAAAGAACTAGCTTTGTGGaagttgaatttaaattactcGAAGAATGTTTCGCATTTTAGATATTCAAGGGGTCGAAGATTTATAATGAAAGTTGAGACGTTTGGCagcaaaaataagttaaaagtTATACAAAACGCCAATCAGTTTTGTGAAGCTGGAATTTTCCGGACATTTTGTCATTGTTGAATTCGGCTATTCGCTAGTATTCATACCGAGCCGACGTTTTGATTACATAAATACTTGCTTGAAAAGAAGTCGCTTTTAAATGGTCTTTTTGACAGTTGCATTTTACTGTCGCTTAATCTCTATAATctcaagttaaataaatgctggCTAGGAAATATATTGCAGCGTTAAAATGTTTACTCTTTCTATCTCTAAGGGCATATTTATGTTTTcagaaagtaattaaaaaccgCCAACCAGAAAAAACAAcgcaaaaactaaaacaattaccaaaaatgtgtttttgtagcaaagagaatttttgttgaaaaataatataattataattttgacaaaaatgtgTTCAAAGCATAATTAACGTCAAAGGGTTCATAATTGGACTTTTTGCCTGATTCAATTACggcttgttattttttaattacgtttttggcagtaaataaaaaataaaaattagctttaaaacgCGTGAAAATGATAATTTGTAGAACAGGAAAAGTCGTGTAAATAAGTAGTTGAACAAAAAGCAATTTCAGTGTCCTAATTgtctttcaatattttatgGTGGCCTTAATTAGTTTTGTGAAGTGTATATCTACGTGAACGGAATGAAACGAGCAACCGGAAAACGATGTGCTAAATGGCCCCCAATTGTGTGACTCGCATCTTGAGGCAGATATCAaaagtttggttttaaaaatttttattaggaaTTGTTGGAATTTTCCGCTCGCCTTAAATTAACTCTCAGCCATGTACATAAAATAAAGTGAAGTTGAGTAActagaaattgtaaaaaagttgGGCGTCGTGCACCATTTGGCGCGATAACGGCttaattttaactaaaatctCGGTAATCTGCGTGAAATAAGTGGGAGTAACAGAAGGTTTCGCTTTCCAATTGTTTTCGTAGTTTTATTGCGCACGATTACACGGCAGAGAGCtccgtttatttaaaaagtaaatagaAATAGGATACTGTTTATCCTATCCTGGAAAAGGATTACTTACTGATATTTTAACAGCTAAAAAAGGAATCAATAAGAGGCGAAAAAACTTTCCAGCATTCACAATTTAGCCGAGACCATATATCACGAATTATATAAACAGTTCTAAGATTAATAACTACTTTTGCACCACTAACATCAATATCAGCGATGATAGAAATGCCGGGGAGATTAATAGGTCGTGACTTGCGGTTTACATTCATATACCAGTCCAGAGTCTTGCTCTTATTAGCAAGATAAGTACTAAGATCAAAGCAGACGAAAAAATTATCGTTGCAAACCCGTCAGACCGTTAAGCTCCACTGACGGCCTTATAGACGTTGCCAATACAGCCACTAAACCCCCCTAAAATATTATACCGCCACCTTAATATGCAAAGCTcccaattaaattttctaattaattatcCCATTCCAACCAGCACAAAAATCGCTACGAAAATGCGTATtcatttttgatgaaaatggCTTAGAAATAGGGATTAAATCTATGCTTTTGCAAACTACATGGCTATAATAGAAGTCAGTGGTGAAAAAGGGCGCATTTGCGGCAAAACGAGCTGAAAAGGTAGAGGATAAAAGAATAGTCAAGCAATACAGAGTGCTCAGAGTGTGCTTGGGTTTAGATCGACTTTATATTGccgttttctttgttttctaatttaaatttctattGAAAAATACACCCCCGCTTTGAGTTTACTTTTTTATCAGCACGTCGATTAAATGTGTGAGGACAAGTCAGTGAAAAGTAACAAGTGAGTTGGTTTGGTGTTTTacacaattaaatttccaTAAGTGAACAATATTTCCCTGGCATGTGTCAGGTGCTAAGTgtgggatttaaaatattcgAGCACGAGAGTTCTTCGGATGGCAAATGAGAATAAGTGTTCGTCTGGAGACCCTCcagaaataatttagttaaagtGATAAGTCGGTTTGAAGGCGATGACATCCGATCGCTGTAAAAAGTGTTGAATGGTGAGAAGAGCTCGGTCTATCTATTAGTAACCACGAAGTGGTTCAATTGctgaacaaattaaatttcgcGAATGTGACTGGTGACGTCCTGATGGTATGGTGAACTGCTAGCGCTGACTTAAGCTAGTATTATTAGATTAGCGTGTCTCATAGAGAGGGCAACTAATAGGATTAGACTTGTATAGCAAGTGAACAACCAAACTTTTAATCTTATCAGTTTTCTAGCTACGCCCGATCAACCGACTCACCTGAGACATGCTTTCAACTTCGACCCTTCCGCAAGATGCCTACCAGAGATTAAACCGGACAATTTCGCTTCCTGTTCTCAATCCACCAAATCAAATTGCCAACCTGGATACGCGCTCCCAGACATGCAAATTGcgttgcattatttttaacgtTATTAACGCTACCTTTACAAATCAAATTCTATCTGGATATCAAAGGACATAAACCGAGGAAAACGTTAAAAGAACATCAGCGCCTCATAAACTACATTTCATATCGTGCCGGTGTAACTGTATGCGTGATTTATATCTGTCGTCATTTCACCAATGACCGACGTAGAAAGGAAACGAATCAATCGTCGGAAGATCATCAGATAATTTATACACCGCTTCATCTCTATATACCGAATAATTGGAAATCGAGCTCTTCTACCCCAcagattttcaaacaatgCAATCATCTGACAAGATTTATACATAAATTACATAAACACAGGCGCATAATACCATCAACAGAAATTGGATCAGTATTCTTATCGCAAACAAACACAAATTCGAATTTTCGCGGTTGAGGAACTATAACTCTCGAGCTTCTGCCAGCAGACGGCGCCTCGATTGTTTCGAACATTTCGCATTATCGCAATTTTGCAAATGTGATTTACTGCCGGTAATGCTTATCGCATGCATTCCTGCATTATCTTgttgaaaaatggaaatatttaaaactctGAAGTAAAAGCGTGTTACAAGCTCAGGTAGCTACATTTATTACGGCATTCAGGACGTGCAAATTGCTAGAAAGAAGCTAAAACACCCCTGCAACGGTGTAACATTTCGGTCGAAATGATGAATTTGTCAAAATGCTTCTGATTAATTATCTGTCTATACCATATTTACAATCcacgtaaaaaataagaaaattaacaCTTCAATTAATTACGACGTTGGCGGGCATAAATCATTCCTTTTGCGGATTGACAGTGGAATAACAACCGTCAAAATCTTGCCTGGTTTATGTTtcctttgttttatttcaggAAACGACAACAAaacgtacaaataaataacagaCATCTTCAAAGCCTTACTCAGAAAagctattattaaattttaaccgtATAATCTTACTAACTTTTCCCAGAGAGTCAAAAATACATtaactgaaataaatattgttgtgaaaaGCTGCTTTCACGAACTTAAGTTTTTCTGACCCTGAAACAAAACCGCAGGATTAATGAATCCCATAAACGCATTATAACTTAATTTATGACTGAATACAATTTATTCGACCCGAATTCTGATAATTTGGAGCTTCAGCGCTTTGAGGTATCAACCAGTGCAAGATAAACTTGGTTGTTTGTGAAGCTAATAGGGAAATTTTTGAGGCCCTACTATTCAGTTTGGCGCCCACTTTGAACAAAGTAAATGTAAATTGTAAAGCAAATGAGCGCGGAGAGCTTATGTCAACAAACAACTGGTAACATGTGTCAAACCTCTATCAAACAAATAATTCCATTTAATTAACACTCTGAACCTTTATAATAAGCAAACCACACGCTGTGGCTCCCAAATTTCTCACCTACTCAAAGTAATTAATCTGCGCaattacaaatatttgctgTACAAGAAACTTGTATTAAATTGCGAATTTATATGTAAAGTTTTCGCCGTAAATGGCTCTTAAACGTGGAAGTGTAAAAGTTCGAGATCGGCACCTTACAACAGCATTTAATTTACATGGAAAAGTAACAAGTTGTCAACTACTAGAACGACTTAAACTCGCTTTATACGAATTCTAATCACAAACTTTGTTACTTACTGCCCCAATGCAATAACAAACCGGCAGAAAACTGAATATAATGCCGTCTCACCAAATCACTCAGTCGACTCCTATTTACACACCAAGGGAATGCTTCCCAGCCCGTAAATTTGGATAGTTCCTGAATGAAGTCATCGATTGTGTTTAATTATATTATCCAACTTGTCAAACTTGGATAGTGCCATTCAAGCGGTAAATTAAACTTGAGTTAGAAACACAAATATCGAAAAACGAAAGCCGAAGCTGATAATCACTGCTACTACCCcaaaacttaaattaagtCTTAATTACTAGGTTAAGGACCACCGACCCACAACTTTtctaattaacaaattaacgcACTTCTTCGATTTGGAGCCATCGATAAAATTGGTCCGgctcgcccggcgcatccaccaattttgctCCTGCTAACAGTGCGAAGTCTTATTTATTCGTGAAGTAGTGGTCGTAATGTCTGTCTGGAGTGTGAAAATATTAGTGTCGAGGTTTCCTTCATCATGCAGTGGGAAGGACGGCCATGCGGGCGATGCTGCTGACTAGGACATAGCTTGACGCCGCAGATATGGAATTATGGATGCAGGACGTGATTTGCTTGTAAATTAGATCCGTATAATGCGAAAAGCAACTGAAGAGAATGCCGCTCTCACAAACCACGGATGATCTTACATTCGGCATTCATTTTATGATACGCAAATGTGCAATAAACCTTGGCGAGATCGCTGTCGTATTTTTCGAAGCGCCCATATTACGCTGTCAGTATTTAGTCATTAATTGCCTTTCTGGgggcaaatattttaataaagatgATGCTTCATGATCGGTCGGAAAGCTTTTAGAAATGTATAATTTTCCCAACAATAGCCAACATTTCTTGTCTGAAATGGATAGCGGTAATCTTGGGGGCATTTGCGAACATTCATATCTGATTAGCTTATTTCTCTCCGTGCTCTTTCATATTGTATTTCCGCGATTCTCTTTTTCATTCCTAATGAAAATCTAAGATGAGATCAAATGCTTTGTTTCCGCCGCAAAGTCGCGGTTTACGCGTCACCATTCGCAAAAATAACGCTAATGTTTTAGAGCGAGTCAATTCAGCGCACAATCACTCGTTACTTGCAAAACTAAATCAATTATCTCGATTGAATACCTGTAATTTATCATGCCGAAGAAACGGAGTTCCCCTCGTGTGTAGGTTTTCCgaggaaatttttaaatcggcagcgtagtattgttattatccaGATTGTATAAATCTCATCTGGGATTTTGGTGAAAATATTGGTGCATTATTTATTCGAGGGGAGTGTCAAGCTTTCAGCGTTTTTGCAATGATATTTTTGGGTGAATGAGGAAATTGTCCATTTAGGTAGTTGCTACAGGGCCCTTAAAGGAAATTATAGATTCTTATCTAAAAACCTTGCTATCATTAAACACACCGGACGagataaattttaaagtttcatTAGAACGGGTGATAAATGGCTGGATATTTCTTCAGTTCGGaataaactcaaaaacgtGTAATTGTTTGGCACACATTATGGTAATTATTCacaatttaattgaattatcTGACGTCCCTATTAATTTATGCAAACGTGTTTACAATGAAAATGATTGCGTCCgatattttcgacataaatgCTTCATTAAGAATAATTGTGATTATAATTACAACTGGATGACTTCAGTGTAATTGTTTTTCGCTTTGAAGGGTTCTTTGTGACACACAACGTatatgtttgtttatttttccctTGCTATATCTTCTAATCGCCAGAACGTGACTGCGAAAGAAGGTAAACAGAACACTGAATATCTTGGCCTTATATAGCTTTTCCTTTTAATGAATAACGTCGTACTGATATTAGTACGACAAACAAGTTCCAAATCAATAATTTCTGAACACCTTTTATCAACATTTGAGCCCGCAGAATCTCAAATCTCAAATAAATCCGAAaacatttccaatttttgccGCAAAGCTTTCTGACTTTGCTCGGATCCTTGAACATTTAGTTCGTTTGTCTAAGGTCTAGTCTAAACTGTCTTTTTGCAAGTGTATTCATTTGCATTTATCAAGCTCGAGTTCTATGAATGTCATTATTAAACCCCGTCGTCTAATAGTTCACGAAGTTGTGAATCTGAGTGCTCTAATAATAATGGAATgcacttttgtttatttattcgaAACCCAGTCTTTGCtcagaattttaaattttaattagaggTTGTGGTTGGTGACACTCCAGGAAGAGCCAAGGGTTAGGACTTCCTTGCCTTACCGATAGTTAGGCATCCTTTAAATTAGGGGCAATTTTAGTCATTATTTAGTATCAAGTAAAACGTGGCTCCGTTGAATAAATGTAGCATACTTCCCTAAAATTAGCTGGAAGGTAAATTGCGCACAAAACGAATTATACCAAGGTAATGTTTCTTTGTGACTTGTTATGTGTGTTTTGACGTATTAGTTTCGCCAACGCCGTTATCATTCTTCCGTAGAAAACTCGTAAAACTCCCTATTTCGCATATTTCTGTGCTAAAAGTagaccaatttttttgaattgcaCTTTCCTTGCTTCCACAACATTGCGTAAACACAATATTAGCGCTATATTCTTGCAGAAAAATGGGACAACGATAAATCTATTCACGAACGAAACTAACCCAATTAGCGTCTTTCTCACGCCGCAAGTTTTAACTAATTCTCTCATTTAAACTaactgtttttaaatgattaacTTTTCTCTAATAACTCAAGTAACAGCAATCGAAAGTTAATTAAGACTTAAACTCATGAATATGTACCccaaattaagtaataaaagtCCAAATTGAGttcaaaattgctttaacaaaaattatcagcCAACAAATTGGCTTAGAGACATAGAAAGATTTTCTCTGCTTAAAATTGTAGACAAGCTATTTCCGTtgggtttttttaaattgtagtcgttgttaaaagtaaaatCACCTCAAATCGATGATTTCTGAgtatttggtttaaaataatcGGACACTAATCGATTAAATTGATCAATAGGTTACGAggaaataaagcaaatttttgacgCCTCCAAGAAGAAACCATGAgattatcaataaaaaaactcttaACTCAATTGGGTGCAGTTttatttgtctaaaaatacattccctttttttataaagttttatacaaagtaagcaaaaataacttttttaagtaCGTTAGTGTTAGAGGCAAATATATCACAACATATTCAAATCTTGATCGCCAAATAACGCGAAAACGTATAAATATCACgtgtttaatttctgttttcaCAACGTGAAGGAATATTTTTCAGCAGGAGTATATGTTGGTCCAGGGCTTTTCAAAGGGGTGAGGGTTGCCGACGACGTACACGAGCGCTATTCAAATCAAAACCATTCAAGTCCAAGGCTTCCAAAGCGCTTTAAGCTTCAGCGCATGGTCGCAAGTGCTCCGCTACGCAACCGCAGAAGGTCACTGGTGTGAGCTTGTTGCCGGTAGTCGTTGGTCGGTGGTTTTCTTATTGTTGATAAAAACGTGATTAGTGCGTTGTTAGACAATAATTATCGAAATAGGTTTGTGTTTCCTTCAGCTTACTTAAATCGAAAGCTCTAAAACAACCGTCCACGCGTGTTACTCTAGAAAATGAGTGAGAAAGATCTTAACCTCAACGACGggtttgtcccgtccgtttgGACGTGCGAAGAAGATATAGAGAAGGACATCATCGCATTTTCATATTTCGAAGATGATGGTTCGACCGAAAGGCCAGCAATGCCCGATACTCTGAAAGAGTATTATGCGAATTTACGCTCAGAGAAAGAGTCAAAGTACAATACTGAGTCGGAGAAGGATGTAGACGAATCAATCCAAAAGGAATCCAGATCGACTCCTTCACGCGAGAGTCCTACCCCGGtgtataacgtaatttgtggTGTAGTTTGAGAATCAAAGCTTCAGagcatttttatattttataggcGGGCGGAGCTTACAAGGAACAGCCGGAGTCATCATGGTCTTCGCCAGATGAAACTCCGACTCCTGATCCTAGCGTAAGTTAAGTCTTATCTTTGGTCAAATAATTTCCATAATAATTGTGTTTCAGGAGCCCCCGGCCAATCCACGCCCGCCCGCCGCCCGCAAATACTGCAAGGTGGACTTCAAACCCGCGGGCTATATTTTCAGATAATGTAATTGATTCTTTTGTTcatgtttctaatttttttaaataaatttttgcgaaacatacttttttatttattatttgtatttagaaaaaaaatccaataaacTCATTACCGGCCCGCTATCTATTAACATGTTCAAATTAAATGGCAGCATTTTCTTCATTTCGACcttatttttccaattctgTCCCCCGTTCGTAGCATTGTCACTAGAAATTTTTGGCTTTATTTAAGAGaaattcgcaaaaaaaatccgttcaaaaatacaagtttcAAACTCCTTGGAAAAGaccaaaataatgtaaatttttaatcttcgtgtgtgattttttgacatatctaaacaaaattataacacaaaaactgtttttggGTGGAACGTAGCAAAAGTAACGTAATTTTTGCACGTAACTTACATTGGAATTTTTcgttatattaaaaaaaaacaaaatatgtgCCCTGTTTTAACGACTATTTTGGCTTTTGTGTTTGTTAAATTCAATAGGAAAATAAGGAAATTGCAGTGGGACCTCCCTGAATAgtcacctccgaataacggacacctcttcacagcGGACACTTTTGTAGGAAtgtaacaaaacctatattagCATTTCcaacctctccacaacggacaattctcatcggtgtccgttgttgagagattCTCTGTATATTATTGTGaccgaagaaaaaaattggcacGAGCCGCCAGTGTGTGAAAGTATAAAGCACAGTAACGGTGAGATGAAGCATTAATGAGGCCGTTAGGTCGCTTGAGGCAGCCCTCCGCGGGCCTGAGGTTGATATTTTTGTCACACTCGGCGAGAAGCAGTTAAAACAAATAGGGAAAGGCAACACAAttaaattggagtcgtaaaaagtattagtttttttactgACCGTTTTATTTTGCAACAGTCCGATGCGACAGTCGATCATAACCGTGGAGCCGACCCTCGCTGTGATGTTGTGGGGCTCTGTGCCTTCCTCAAAAAAAGGGCCCCAGCGAGAGTCGGGCAAGTGGTAGTGTGGTACGGGGAAACCGCGGCCCAAGCTGTGGCGAACAGGTTCGTTTCCGACGGTTGTCGAAGGGGCGGCAGCTGTCGAAGTTGGAGTTGTGGGGGCGCCGCTGCTGGAATCCGCCGTGGGGCGCGGACTTGACCGCTCCGTCGCCGGGGGCGCCGTCCCGGCGCTCGCCGGAGGGCTCGCACTTGCACTCGGTGTTGACATCTCTTCTGCAATGCGAAcgaattcaattaaattcttttatttttatttcattcaaGATTCTGTTACATAAAAGTGTGATGTGGACTGCGACTGATgtaatttaacattttgctCTTTGTTCTTGCATTTGCTTCGTGCCCATAAAAGgtttgttttcttttcattttattataatcatgACTCCGGTGTCACTCCTATTATTTATTCGCGTTTTATTACCACTTCTGGATTTGCCACCGGGAAGCTTTTACTAAATTGCAAATCGCTCTAATCTCACATTTGCCTTAACCAAGGCTTTAAAGAAAACTTTCGGCACAAGAATCGCCAATATTTTATGAGCGCTCCGAATTACTTTTAAATCGCAATGTCTAATGCTAGTGACATACGCGTTATTATAACAGGTGGACTATAAATTCAGATATGTACTAAAATTAATGATCACATGGAATAAATTTATCAACCTAAATGGTTGTCAATAGAGGATAGTAATTAACTGGAATTAAATATTGAGGTGTACAAAATCCAGATACTAGACACAAAATGGATTTACATAGTGACCAATAGCATCAAACGTTTCGGAGATTACTGGGAAATCAGGcagaacaataatttattattattattattattattattattattattataatttattatttattatatattattttatttttctagattttacatgaagtttaaaattgtttatttttttatcaggtATTATTCTTTCCGATTCCGAGTcttttttccttaatttttaGGAATTGATCCAAATTTGAGacattttcataataaaaacatttaaaataaaaacagctctgataaaatttcttggtAAAAGAGCGatctttaaacattttttatgtatgtCGTTGATTGTTGTTGTTGATTAAATTTGCCTTTCtgcttaaaaatgaatttatttgctaataaatgaaaaacaatcgtatgattaaaattttgtaaacgattttttaagatatttttgaataattgtgAAATTATAACACACCTACTGCATAAAAAACGTTCATTGCTCACGCTTGATTTTACGAGACAcatgattaatatttacaaatgtGAATTCCAGGAAAGTGTTCTTTCAGGAATAACTGTGGAAACACTGGAATACTGGGAACTCCTTTATATAAGTACCGGCTCTTTCTTTGTTATCTGATTTCAATGCACGAATTAGAGTGGTAgtctgtttttgaatttttttatgactCGATCGAAGGTTTAATATTCAAATAATAACTATGATATTCCTGGACTGGAGCCTTTTAATGatcaaactatttttaaaatataaaaattggcACGCGGTCTGTATTCCGTGTACGTTATATTTAGTTGTGCTTAAGTACACGGTTCCCCACTGTGGggatttgtaaaaaatcgaattttggGGCTAAAGATGGCCAAATTGTATTGAATTAGAAAACTTGCGAAAAAATTGAGCATGTTTGTAGAATGAatctttttgaaatatttgaaaagtTACAAATCAGCATAAAACTCTCTTTGATATTTAAATTCGTCGGATATATTTGAAGGCAAGTATTCTGATTTCTGAGACGACTGTTTAACTGAAATTCTGACGGTAACTCTTATACTCGAacgataaaaaattctttgaacgTGAATTTTTAAGTAGTACTTTAAATTTACCCCAAAATGAGAATgatataatacacttaaaatATCGCTTGATTTGTGAGAGCTTCAAGATTGCCTTTGTTGAATgacgaaataaatttaatgtgtCTCAAATTTTACTTTGCTGAATTTGCGAGTTGAGAGTTTTTGCTTTGCAGTGTTTTCCACTCCATGTGACATTGTacttaatattgtttttttcaccCCGGGGAGTCGCTaattaatgaaatatttttgacaaaacgaACTCATTGTAACGACAACATTGTTTACTGGTTTGATCACATATTCGAATCTTTCACGAGTTAATGAATTTATGttccaaattaattaacattccGCGTGTGTATATGTACAAGATTTCCGAGCTTCAGTAACAGTGGATAATGTGTTACATTATTGGGTAATATTGTTCGGCTATTCGATAGAAAATTTCCCTAAAGGATAAACCTTGGCGTCTAAGACCAATTAACTTCGTCCCTTTCAACCCCAACTTCCGGCATTTTATGTAATTGATAGGTCATTAAGTTTCCTTAATGAAATATCAAACGTTGGGGGATACTCGTGGCCGAAATGACAATTGTCGCTTTTTCAAATCATGATCTTTCAGTTTATCGGTTTCAAAATCACCAAATCGTAACTAATGTTGAATCGATGGTCCGATAATTGACGCGATGTTAATTTATGTAACACCCATTATGTTACTATGTAAATACAATGTCCCAGGTTATCAATGGGAatcaataagtttttaatatcaCAGCTGTCTCTTTCGCAGAATGAAACTGTATGCTCGTAAAGTTTTATGGTTACATTACAACTGTTTTTACATCCGAAAATAATGTAGAAAATGCTGTGATAAGTCATAAGCACGTCGTAGTTGGTAATTCATAATTTAGTTGCAAGATACAATGTGTGATCCTCTGCAACACCTTCCAGACGCGTGGATTTATTGCTACAATTACCAAAGAAATTGTAGTAGGAGATAATTTCCCGACATCGATTCGAACTCtagagaaattttaaacaaacatttaCTTAGAGGGGAAACTTCCAATTAAAAAGGACGAAATTAAACTCTGGACCAATTCCTTAAAAGCCACCTTTGAACTTTTGCAATTAAAGATTGTATTGTATTGTTTCCAGTTATCCAAAAACATTCGAACATCCCGATACATTAAACAGATTAAGCCGCCAAAAAGCTTCTATTTTTAATACCGTCGGATcgtttataatttgaaaatgttttgcaCGACTTTAACGAGAGTTTGAGCGGAAAATGGCAtttaatttctacaaaaactcGAACTTGTAGCGCTCTATTCCAtgtaaattaatacaaaatcaATACCCCGAAGTAAAATGTCTGAATTTCGACGTGAAAATTAACTCTGTTTACACGATTATTTTTGATCCAAGTGCAAGACGGGATCAGATCACGCGAAAGCATAATTACGCCAAGTATCTTTCTATTGCTACAATGTCGGAAAAACGCTCAAATAGcgtaaataaaacattaacgATGTGAGATATGAGCGGCCACAAAATGCCCATAACTAGTTTATTGTGTCATGGGGCATAACCGTCTCATATCtaacgttttttaaataaatacggCA encodes:
- the LOC107398154 gene encoding uncharacterized protein LOC107398154, translating into MSEKDLNLNDGFVPSVWTCEEDIEKDIIAFSYFEDDGSTERPAMPDTLKEYYANLRSEKESKYNTESEKDVDESIQKESRSTPSRESPTPVYNAGGAYKEQPESSWSSPDETPTPDPSEPPANPRPPAARKYCKVDFKPAGYIFR